The Melospiza georgiana isolate bMelGeo1 chromosome 1, bMelGeo1.pri, whole genome shotgun sequence genome contains the following window.
AAGGAAAGCAACAGTGTCTTTCACATAATGTGGGCAGGAATAGTTCATCTTCCCATACCTGAGCATTTGAGCAGCCAATTGCAAGTTGCCACTGCAGCGTGTCTGCCACAGCAGAAGGGGtagcagctctgagctcagtgTCCCAGAGCTGTAATTTATCTCAGCCCACCAGAGACTGTTGTGGTAGCACTAACCTGAGTTATGATCATCACCCTTGAGAGAGAGCGCTGCTTTTTTTAGCTGCAGGACCACTTCTGTCTCAAAACAGTCCTGGTTCATCTGGTGGAGAGACTGGGTGCAAATCTGCTCACTTTGTTGCAGGCTTCATTCTTGAAGTCCATCCTTGGGAGTCTTGTTTCTGTTGTGGGCATGCCGATGTCCACGTCCATCGGCATGGAGAGAGCCGGGAGCCTTTCCTGATGTTAGTTTGTTATCTCACCACTAATCTGCAGTTTCATCTGATGGTGCTGGGGCTTTTTGTGACTGTGTGGAGCTGGTTGGGATAGTTGAGGTGTAACCAGTTTGTTTAGTTGCAACTATTTTGGGAAGGTTATCATTGTGTTTCTTCAGATCACACCTTTTCAGCGTGGTGTAGGGGAAACAAAGGTGTCAGCATTTGGAAACAGCCTGTGGCTTCTGGCACTGGGTTCTGTATTGGTGGTGTTGATGGATCACGTGTTAAGTATGTAAACCTGCAATTGATCTGAAGAGCATGTGTCATCCCATTAACTTCCCTGGCTAACATAAGGTCATGCGCTTGATAACTTGTCAGAACTGGAAATTGTGGAGTGTACAGTCACAGGTAGAATCATGTGGTTTGGAAAAGTATTGGAAGTAATTATTTATGTGGTATAACCTGCTGCATCTCTTTGAAGGATTTTACTGGTCTGAAGACAAAGAGATAAATCATGAAATAGGAAATAATCAATATTATGCAGTTCAACTTGATCTAACTCTGCTTGTGATCCATATTTGCAGTCAGAGTTGGACTGTTCCCAAAATCCAGGAAGCGAGAGTGGTATTAATATTACAAGCTGACAGAATGTTACAGGGTGAATGATTAGTTTCCAATAAGAAAGGAGCTTTTGGATCAGTTCCAGTTCCTTTTGGTGTAATCTGCAAACCTGAATGACCAGTGCTGTGACCTGGAGTAGCTGTAGCGCTTATCAGAGGCCAGAACTTCATGGAGATCATGATTTGTCTGCATTATGAAATGACAGAGCTGTTGACCTTGAGGAGGCATATTAGTTGGCAACCTTCCCCTCTCTTGTGAAGATGAACTCCTGGAAGTGGTGGTTTGGCTTTGGCACAGCTGTTCTGCATTCTCTGTTGATAAACAGGGGGCTTTTACTCCTTTGTGCTGCGTGCTTAGAGGATTGCAgaagaaaggtaaaaaaagaggaacaaagctccctgtgcccttctAATCTCTTTCGGACCTTATTCTATCAATTATGATTGATGAAAGAAGAGAATTTCCTTACTTATTGTCATGGGGcttttaacaaaatattttccaattcCTTAATTCCATCTATTTCAATGTAAAAGGATGCATACTTTGACTCCTCTAGATCTATTATGGTTTTCCCCTCACATTTTCTGAAGCAAAAAAGCGAAACAACCCCTTCCTGCActtgaagaaaacaaaccccaggCCATCCCAGGCCTTGAGAGCAGCCAGGTGGAGGTGGGTCACATAGGTCCTCAGGGAAACTGTGCTGGATGAGTGCAGAGAGCAGAAACCATGTTAAGCACGTCGTGGGGAGTACGAGGTGGGGGCACAGAGCAGACACAGCAATTAAAACTGTCATTTAAAGGGCTTTTGTTTCCTGAGGTAAGTGTGAAGCTGAGTTTGCAGTTTTTGCATTGTATAGGCAGTGTATGAACATGTGAGCATTGAttcctttccttgctgtttGGGCCCATAGGCAGGTAGATTTTATCCTAGTTTTATCAAAATCCACTCAATGACCTTGGAGAGCTGTGGCACTCTCTCCTCTAATTATAGACTAGTGTCTTAATAGACTCAGTCACCCACTGACCTGTATCAGTGAGAAAAGTCTGCATTtgagctttatttaaaattaattttttttgatgGTGTAGTTCCTAAGTCTAATACAACATCctcaggggagggagggaagaatcTTTTAATTAAGTTTCTATTTAGGTATCAGGCAAATTCTATCAATGGCAGATGAAGCATAAAGCTCTAATGGGAGAGTAAAATTTGTAATTTAAGTGATCAGGTGCTTCATGCCTCTCTCAGCAGTTTGAATGCCACAGTAGTATGTCACATTGCCATAAGTGAAAATCGCTTAGAAACAGGATGTTACATTGCATTTGAAAGCTCTTACTGAGTGTGAGTTTAGCACCACTAGCTCCTCCTGtattttgtgggattttggcCTCAGTGACTTAACTTGTGACCTCACTTTAAGTTTGGGCAGCAGTTTCTAAATCTGTCTTGCCAACTACCTAACCAACCACTTGCACCTTCTGTCCTGGTCATGAGTAGCTACTGCTTTTATTCAGGGCTGAAAGGTAGAACTCCTTTCACACCACACCTTCCACTGCCATTCTTCACAGTGTTAGTTTGAATGGCAAATGGATCTCTCACATGGTAGTGGAAAAACCTGGCTTTTCATTCCTCTCATCCTGGGGTTTAGAAGTGAGTCAGGCATAATTAAGAGCAGCCAACAAAACCGAGGAAGTGCTAATGGCCCTGCAAGCTCAGAGTGGGCTGTAGAAATGAGCATCATCCCCTGGGATGATTTGAATGCTGGAGATTCTGTTTATTTGCAAAATGCAAGGAACCTTTTTATATCCTGCGCTGGAAAATTTTCAGATGTGATATGTCTTAGGACCACAGTCAGGTCTTCAGTGCACTGCTCATGCAGAGAAGGGCAACTTAGAACAGCAAGAATGATGAGAAGTACCATCACACTCCTTttagcagggcagagctgcatctGGGGGTGCTCTGCCAGCATGGAGGGGGACTAGGAGACTTAGAGAACCATATGTCAAAAACCTGCAGACATCAGAGTTGGGCTGGTGAGGAGCAGACCATGCTCCCATTACCTGGCCTCTAGGATCACCTGCACAGAGGGCTGCTGAGAGGCAGTAAAGCTGTCCACTCTATCTCTGCCGGTCTGAAATGGGCATATTTCTgtggaatattttaatttcagataaCGTTTTTCACTTGTAAAGTGCCTCATGTGAAACTGTCTGATGAACATATCATACAGAACAGCTGTACTGTTCTGCCTGAGCAGGATGAAATGTTTGCTGACCTGGCATGTTGCAGGTGATTTGTAGTGTTTGCTGTTGGAACAAAGTGCAGCTTATCCTGGTCATATTTGACCAAAATAAGGTCTTTGGAGGCAGAGAATGTGGACGTGTCAAAGTTTGCAGATAAAaagagggagcagcacagctggtgaTGTGAGATGGAACATGGAGCAGCATGTGAGtctctctctgttttctctAAACACCAAAGGCTGGTGTTTTCACCTGATCTGTTTTTGCTCCAAACCCATAATTGTCTGTATCTCATTATGTTCCTGTAGGTGacctttcttcctctgtctcCTCTTCCTAGGGCTGGCTGGTGACAATTTCTTAGGTAAATGCTGTGGAATGATGACTTGCAACTAGGCTCCTTTTTTGTGACCCACCACTGATttctcagctgcctgagaggctGGACAAACTGGTGTTCTGTCTGATGTTGGAATCATCCACAGCAGGTTCTCTTGCCATCAGCATGGATCCCCTGGTTCACAGGGTATTACAGACTCATATATCACAGTTTCACTCAGCTTTATTTTTTGTGGCTTTATGCACCCAGGACTGTATACCAAGATGCTCATCTTGGCAAGGGCTGGACTAAAACTAAAGGAGACAGTTTTAGACTAAAACTAAAGGACAGCTTGCACTGGCTGAGGCTTTGactaaattaaaatactttccttCTGCAATATTTCTGTGCAATTGTGAATAATGAAATGGAAAGGATGGTGAGTGTAGGCTGCCTGATTTACAAGAAGGTTCCTGGAGAACAGGTAATTCTGGAGAAAAGACTGGATTTACTTTGCTGTTTTATTGTTAGCTTTATGTCCCTCAAAATGCATGTAGTTTGTCAATTGTATTCTGTATGGTACATGAACTGTGCCAGTATAGATAGGTAGTTTCTGGGGCTCAGGCTCTTGTGTTTTTCATTATATGTGAAAATATGTTGATATGTTTAATGAAagccccccccccacccccaaatcCTAGGCATACCATGGGGATGCTGCCAGCTGAAGGAGGTGGAGAAAAATGTGTAGGTTTCTGTGCTTTATTGCACAAAAGAATCTGTCACCTCTGCCCTGTGGCTTGTGAGGTGAAAAGTAGAGTTGTGATGAAATTGTACTGGAACTTGAGGCAATCTGGGTGGTGCTTGCATGACCTTGGACCAACGGCTTCGTGTCTAAGTGCTTCTTTTCTTAGATGATGAAAGAATATAATGATGATAATACTTGTCTCTTAACAAGGGTGTTGTGACGAATAAATTAATTGTTCGTTGTGCTGTTCTCAGTTACTATGGTAATTAGTGCTACAGAACAgcctaaaaataaagaagatCATTTAGTGAAGGATATTCAGGGGAAATCAGGTAGTACATCCTGGGCATTTGCAGTTAGCCCAAGTGTGTTTTGTCTAAATGTGAATTTGTGAAAAATGTTCACTGATGCTGAATTTTTGTAGCAGAAATGCTTCCAATTATCTTTTTGGAGGCGGCTGTAACACACATTTCCTTCCGTATCTGTGGGCACATGATTCTTGCAATTAGTTCTCCTATTGAGAACAGCACTCCCTTCTCACCCCATCTCCTTTACAGCCTAAGGACACCTGAAACGAATGattctttcttcttcataaATCATACATACTCAGTAATACAGCCAAAGAATTGTTAATGTGTTTGGAGAGTTTACATAATGAACCTTTCTTGGTAAAGGTGAAGTATGGTCGATGCACTGCCTTGCTGGAATTATGTTACAGCCTTGCTGTACAGCAAGTAGACTGCCTAAATCCATCTGTAAGTCTGTGAAAAGTTTTGAGGCTTTCTCTCAGTGATCAGTTAACTACTTCAGCATGCCCCGAGccagctttttaaaatgttatatgATGTTCAGTCATCTGTGAATTGTACTGGGTTCCACAGGCACCACTGAAGTATATACTTGGGGTTTTTAAGTTAATAAAATTTTGGAACCTAGTAAGTTAGGAAATATGTCTTAAGGTAGTTCTGAGTCCTTCAGTGAAGGCATCACCCCTTCAGGGCTGTGGTTTCCATTGCTTAATATCACAGGGGCTATCCTTACATAGGAAAAATATTGTGTTGCTAGGCAaggatttgccattaattacTGTGTTCTCTGACTTTATGTACAGCTCTGGGCTTGAGTGTGCAGTGTCTTGCTTAGCACTGGGTTCCAAAAATAGCTGTCTTTTGTGACCTGGCCAATTTGTAGCTAGCATTTGTGCAGAGCAAACTTGGGCTTTCTTCCTCTCACTGTCACAGCTACAACAACCTTCATCTATTCACTCCCATAGCGCCTCCCCACATTGTGTTGGGAAGGTGTCAATAGTAAGAGCAACAAATGCCCCTTCTGCTTTTTTAGGAATAGGAAGCTGATGCCTTGGTATTCCTGGCCTCCTGCTCACCCAGAGAGAACTTGGGTCATTGCTGTGGTCTCCAGTGAGGTACTGGTAGAACAGATAGCATGACTAACAGCTGAAATACTTGCTTTATTCTTCAGGGCTTTACTGGTATTGAGTCGTACAATTTGAAAAACTCACGGCTTGTGCAAAGGGCAGCCCAAATCTGCAGGGAGGACCTTTGTGCCATGTTCTCAGccacctggctgctgcagaggtcaTCAGCTTTGCAGGTTTCTCCGTGGGTCTCTGTAACTGCTTACGAATTCCTCTCCTTGCCAGCTACTGGCAACCTTGTGGATATTGGGTAGATGTAATGAAATGGAAAGAGAAtgcaggacagggagagaggCTGCTTTTCATGGCCTATCGCTTCTTGCTGCCTTTGCTCCTGCTGCGCCTTTCTGACACATGAGTTTTGAATCTTGTGGATTTTCATTTCCAGTTAGTTATTGTTTGTGTTATAGGTTAGATCTCAGCCCTGAAGAACTTCCAGGGCTGTCAGGTTTGTGCCAGGCAGTCACTGCTTGTAGCTGCCATTGCTTCTGTGTCTGTGGTTTCACTGTCATAGTCCCCCGTCCCCATTCCACATGTGGCCCTACTCACACATATACATGTGCTATCACTTTTGCAGGGACCTGTGGATATCCCTGACAGTATTTACTGCTTTTTCTCCCcactctgttttcttctgtcaaCACTTCCTGTGTCCACCTTGGGTGTCACTGCGTGATGAGAGCAAATGGCACAACAATGGTTTTGGCTGATACTTGATGTCCGCTGTGCCTTCATGTTCAGTCCTGGCTGCCTCTCTACCTTTGTGCTTGAAGCGCAGAGAAGAGTCCAGTCTGAGTAAGTTTTGAATGAGCTGTTCACCTGTGGCAGCTCAGTACCTTCAGTTGGTGTCAGGGTGCACTGGGGACAAGCTAAAGAGCTTGGTCTCCTGTCTAAGAGGAAACCTGCTTCTCTTGGCATAGTTATTAAAGTGAAGTGGTGGAAGAGTACTGAGAGCTCCCatggatttttccttcttagGTATGtagtgcaattttttttcaaatagatTTTTCTACTAGATGATGGCTTGACTTTCTTTTATCTTGAAACTGAGCTGTGACAGAGTGCTGGAGAGTTGTATGGTTGGAATAAGGTTGCATTGCACCTGTGAAGCTGCACGTCCAACCTTTGAACAAGGCAATGTCAGCAAAGGTCAAGGGGTTAGATGGCTGTGGCTACTCTTTAACTTGTCTTTAGTTATGTTCTGAAGGAATCATACTAACCTCTCTACTTAGTGGTCATTACTGCTGATCCACACCTCTGATTATGATTTGAGATGTTTTGGGAAAGTATGAGCAGTTTTTGTCACGTAGGTGGCAAGCCCATTCCTGACCTTGCAGATAGACTGATTTACATCTGCAGAAGCAGTACTTCCACTCTGTCCTTGGGCAGACTAGTCACGTGAGAGTAGGTTTGGGTTAGAGATTAGCATGCACTGTGAGGGTGCGGAGGCACTGAACAGGTTGCACAGAgtagctgtggctgccccatccctggaagtattcaagactaggctggatggagctctgacaacctggtctagtggaaagtgtccttgcccacagcaggggttggaaccagatgatgTTTGAGTCtcttctatgattttatgataagccttaatttctgaatttctgggcattgggattttttcttGTAATACTGCAGTATTGTTATACCTGAAGCTTTTTTGATAGATTGGCAGATAAAGCAGGTAAGAATTGTGTCTTTTACTGTCTTGAGCTCGACTTTGATTTGGATGGTCTGTAACTGCAGATTTTGTATGGATACTTCTGTGCAAAATGCAAAACTGCTGAGTTGCTTGTGGCTGAAAACTGGATCTGGTGGCTTCATTGATTCTTTTCTGAGTTTCTGTAACTAATTTCTATTCTGGCCATTGTCtcttaatacttttttttcagcCAGAAATTGCCCGGCATCAGGGAtatctctttcatttttctctttcagctgTATGCTAGTCTGTTATCGTGTCAGCTCCTTTCTTGATAGTCTTCCTTTGTGTGTGCCTGTACCATAGGGATATGGAGATAGTAATGGATAAGGAAATAAGGAAGATAAAACCTCTCCTCATTTTCTTCCACTTTCTCTCAGTGTGGCCTGCACACAGATGTGTAGCCCCTTCTGCAGCAGTGttcagctccccagcacacagagtATCTTTTGATGCCTTTGTGTAGCATGGTGCTGGTGTGGAGCTGGTGTCCCATGGGCTTCATAAAGGTGGGCATCTCTCTCAGCAGTGGTCTCTGTGCCACATTAAGATAAAGCATCCCAAAAGTGCTGGTGGACAGGGTGTGCCAGTTCCCCCTGAAGCTGTTTTACATGTTCTAGGAGCTCCTGCCTTCCGACTGCCCCTCGTTCCTTCCCAAGTCAGGATTATCACTGCGTGTTTGTTGAAGCATCTTGTGAGCCAAAATCCACTGCTGTTACAAAATCTGAAAGCAGGGCCAGTTCTGCCAGTGTCAGTGTACCAGTCATCAGCATCTGAAGAGATGACgtgaattttgttttccctatTCAAATACTGGTAACTGCCAGAAGCAGGGTACAGGACAGTGAGGTCCAGAGCACTGTCCTGGGTTGCAAATCCCCTGTCTATGCCTGCCTTCTCTTCTTAAACTAGAATATTTGTCTTTCTGATATCACCCATTGATTAGTATGTTGCAATCTAGGTGCTATAATCTAGAGAGGAGAGCAAGAAGTTATTGTATAGAAAGGAAGAAGTCCTCTGAAAGCTGTGGTTCTTGGGTGTTAACTCTAGTTTGGAAATAACATTGCAATAAAAGAAGATCAGAGGTCATCCTGCAgatattttgggttttctttattCTCTGGAAGCAAATTCAGGCTGATACTTCTTCAAAcacaggaaagaaggaagtgtAAAAGGTTGTAAAACTGTCACCCCTTCTTCATATTAATTGTGTTGGAGTGACCAAAATCAAGCAAAGCTGAACTGCGCACTGCAGGTAAACACAGATGCCTTCTTCTTGGCAAAGATGTAAATAATAagtgggaaaatgggaattgtAAAGGGAATCCCTTTATAAGGATTTAGAACAAGATCAGTAACCATTTGCTTTTAATTCAATGCATTATCTTTCGTTCTGTtattattctgttttatttcttttctttgtggtGTTCAGTGGTCCTGGCCTTTTGTCTTGGGTGAGGTTTTCATTAGTGAGAAGGTCTGTGTTGCAGAGGACCATGTTCAACAAGCTGCTTGTGTAACTGAGCCAACAGTTAATTTGACTGAAAATGGTACAATTCCTTTTTGTTATGTGCAAATGTAGGTGTTGCAGTATAGTTGCTTGGTTGCTCATTCGTGCACAGGTGCAAATTCAGGAGCCTGTGGAAATGCTTCCATTTAAAcatactttttctttcccccaccTTTCATGCAGACTTAGCAGTTGAGCCAAATAGCTCAAAATCCTCAGGGATTTAAAGGATTAAGTGAGAACAATTGTTTTGGTGCTGAAAAGTGCTGAAAAGGGCTGAAAAGTGCTGAAAGTATGACAGGAGCTTGTTGCTGTGGGACCTGGCTAGTGAACTATACACCCACTCTGTTATGGGCATAAATATAACTGTGAGTGGTGGACTGATGGGGTGATGGCGGTTTGATTGCTGGGAAAATtaggaggaaaaaccccagtAAGAGACCTAGTGATAGTACTGATGACTGACTGGAAGTTTTGCCACTGGGCTGTTTGGTGAAGGTGGTGGGAAGATGCTTTCTAGTGAACGACAACGAATTTGTTTCTCCCACCAGCTAACAAAGTCAGTGCTAGTTTTCATTCTCCTCTGGCTGGACCGTTCTGTTCTCAGATGCTCCTGTGAATAACCAGTTCTCTCATgttcttctgttttctcagGTGCTGAAAGTTTCAGGCTGGAGGTTTTCCTGTGCTCTCCATAGCTGCTGCCTAGTGCTGCCCTGAGGAAAGCAGTGTTGGGAAGGCGGGTGCTGTCCTGAGGAGAAGTGGTGGGAAGGCTGCTACCCCTTGCCCTGAGGAGAAGTGGTGGGAAGACTCCTACCCCTTGCCTTGGGGTGTCAGGGCTCACCACAAGGCCTGCGGTGCTTCCCTGCACTGGCTGCCATGGAGACCTTATCCCAGGACTCTCTGCTGGAGTGCCAGATTTGCTTCAACTACTACAGCCCCCGCCGGCGGCCCAAGCTGCTGGACTGCAAGCACACCTGCTGCTCCGTGTGCCTGCAGCAGATGAGGACCAGCCAGAAGGACCTGCGCTGCCCCTGGTGCCGTGGGATCACCAAGCTGCCTCCGGGGTACTCTGTGTCACAGCTGCCCGATGACCCCGAGGTGATCGCTGTCATCGCCATCCCCCACACCTCGGAGCACACCCCTGTCTTCATCAAACTGCCCAGCAATGGGTGCTACATGCTGCCCTTGCCTCTCTCCAAGGAgcgggcgctgctgccgggagaCATTGGCTGCCGTCTCCTGCCCGGCAGCCAGCAGAAGTCCCTGACGGTGGTGACGATCCCCGCGGAGCAGCAGCCGCTGCAGGGCGGCCTTTCCGCCGAGGCGGGAGCGGAGGAGCCGGACCGGAGAGGCGCTGTGAAAAGCTCCACCTGGTCGGGGGTGTGCACTGTGATCCTGGTGGCCTGCGTCCTGGTCTTCCTCCTGGGCATCGTCCTGCACAACATGTCGTGCATTTCCAAGCGCTTCACGGTGATCTCCTGCGGCTGAGGCGGCGGGGGCTGTGCTCCCCCGGGGTCAGGTTGGGTCGGGTTGATGATGGTGGTATTGAGCAAGACAATTCCGTGCAGCTTTCCCCAGTGACTGCAGGACGCTGTGCACCGGGCAGCGGTGCTCGCCTGGCTGTGGCCCCCAGAGGGGTGGCATCAGGTCTGTCGGCAGCCTGCGGAGAAAATCACATCCTGTGTCTGGCGGCCGTGGCACTGAGGAGGACTGCATGTGTCACCTCAACCATCTATCAAAGGGACTGCAACTTCACAGTGATCTTTTTTTATTGTGTTATGAGATTAAAGACCTCCATGTAGCTGGTTATACTGTGAAGTACACAGTACGGGCTCTTCTTTAAACACAGTGTATTAAAATCAAAACTGCTCTACGTAGAATTAAATGAGAACTGGCGCACAACTGTACGAGCTGTTTAATACCAGTCTACAcatgcattattttttaatgaggggagggagggagattCATAAAACAGAGAAATCATGTAGCTGGTAAAGtattttatatgttttaaaTGGCGCATTAATTAAACCAAGTTAGGGAATTGTACAATAGTTTTTAAAAGGTAGCATTTTAgaagcaattattttcttccttggtGTCTGATTTTTGCCTCTGTTTTTCACCtctgtttttccccatttctttcAACTACAGAAAAGTGGTACTTCCAGCATCTTTTATTTGAAGGCGCTTTCAAGAAGGGATTCAAAGTGGACTAGAAAGGA
Protein-coding sequences here:
- the RNF152 gene encoding E3 ubiquitin-protein ligase RNF152 → METLSQDSLLECQICFNYYSPRRRPKLLDCKHTCCSVCLQQMRTSQKDLRCPWCRGITKLPPGYSVSQLPDDPEVIAVIAIPHTSEHTPVFIKLPSNGCYMLPLPLSKERALLPGDIGCRLLPGSQQKSLTVVTIPAEQQPLQGGLSAEAGAEEPDRRGAVKSSTWSGVCTVILVACVLVFLLGIVLHNMSCISKRFTVISCG